The following proteins are encoded in a genomic region of Ooceraea biroi isolate clonal line C1 chromosome 14, Obir_v5.4, whole genome shotgun sequence:
- the LOC105287992 gene encoding KAT8 regulatory NSL complex subunit 1, whose protein sequence is MGVSAAHRECRSGGRARCGTSWEPLNVEAAALAASVAVMAPALTEGGPQKPENLLPTLPAAASGFLSAVQATQVCQDREIVSKFVVPANVQPSKIDEQCLRGVSKDLIRDVINSKYANDLDSLSAFASASDLIGPRNGTAAAAAEAAGQENFEEPVTLPGADHVERKVIDIIMNDPSMGDQTNNMGFLKSSADLPLVATEPETGGNKALDVDQIMAFGADIAADSEQCNMANVADIGHNVEEILQVIKSIEGAESAENISAGGGEPAQGAVDGVEMFAMPEEGFASFERDLLNDVDVMSLCNENINIADTVDQQKSNTLRLQQDIVAQKQFESERRCAFLLRRLRKLQARIVGRHVAEENTGVLELAHRGVKKYLFQELVNIGSKSNVRNFPEISGSLRSFLQKIEKMCVAQSNSVNRQRVCCRYFGGGSRDNAGSSTSGSNGNRQPVFGIPQVKLNSEEVESVAGSLSTQFHVVESNLDSDCTASSSGGESCDEMQTFNNPHQQHLPISKRAAWRYAQDRAGVASRWTWLQAQISDLEYRIRQHNDLQRQIRATKGLVVLDNTETVNGYSGALPGSTGRYNSPEGEMPASRTRPFVWSFYRKRKLLQVDRLHEVSKRAAKASTVRCNCDHVLPACALCTGRLDPMQPQEPIEQLSVQERVALVDPSFHPVLSFPDEIVHGTHLEAIMKSVEWQQKMLRGNLRITRVKDKDSNERRNKKLPNRTKYTARLKKSSSTILTARIKRKMLKNGKRNRLPHERSVPGLNKKKISKLPTEDDDDISALSSSSKHSSPVPSPLQHVTASSEKNTVKEKSSNSHGRLRQNSYDIDNIVIPYSVAASTRPEKLQYKEILTPKWRLCDEPSKMDVKNGIMHRPGQDSDFEDISDETIALRHERSEREEYKRFMTHLNMPNQTRIRHNRRLDSRADSGANTPDPMSPHASSDFGGDAVSPLTSPPATPSQDTEQNPQQPASGLDPHRASALQNSFRRRAMPGLKLGKDDATTAFTEDENEILPYEPRIFPLSEEVYDKMLEVMPDGHWQASSTSLCSRDGEKGDDDGEMMDSPESDSTESACCDVDGEDPNDPEWTVADDRDTEKERIRPTAKR, encoded by the exons ATGGGAGTGAGCGCGGCGCACAGGGAGTGCAGGAGCGGCGGGCGCGCACGTTGCGGCACGTCGTGGGAGCCTCTGAATGTGGAGGCCGCGGCACTGGCAGCGTCAGTGGCAGTGATGGCCCCTGCTCTGACGGAAGGCGGTCCTCAAAAGCCTGAAAACTTGCTCCCTACCCTACCAGCCGCGGCGAGCGGCTTTCTGTCCGCCGTGCAGGCTACGCAGGTGTGCCAGGACCGTGAGATCGTGTCCAAGTTCGTAGTGCCGGCGAACGTGCAACCGTCGAAAATCGACGAGCAGTGCTTGCGTGGTGTCTCGAAGGACCTGATACGCGATGTCATTAATTCGAAATACGCCAACGATCTCGACTCGCTGTCCGCCTTTGCGAGCGCGTCTGACTTGATCGGACCGAGAAAcgggacggcggcggcggcagcggagGCAGCGGGGCAAGAGAACTTTGAGGAACCGGTCACGCTGCCGGGCGCCGATCACGTCGAACGGAAGGTGATCGACATTATAATGAACGATCCATCTATGGGTGATCAAACAAACAACATGGGTTTCTTGAAATCGAGCGCGGATTTGCCCCTGGTGGCTACCGAGCCTGAAACGGGAGGTAACAAAGCTCTGGACGTCGATCAGATCATGGCGTTCGGTGCCGATATCGCCGCCGACAGCGAGCAATGCAACATGGCGAACGTCGCCGATATCGGGCACAACGTCGAGGAGATCCTGCAGGTGATTAAGTCGATCGAGGGCGCGGAGAGCGCCGAGAACATCTCCGCGGGCGGTGGCGAGCCGGCGCAGGGCGCCGTCGATGGCGTGGAGATGTTCGCCATGCCCGAGGAGGGATTCGCCTCTTTCGAGCGGGATCTGCTTaacgacgtggacgtgatGAGTCTTTGCAACGAGAACATCAACATCGCGGACACGGTGGACCAACAGAAGTCTAACACTTTGAGATTGCAACAGGATATCGTCGCGCAGAAGCAAttcgagagcgagaggaggTGCGCGTTCTTACTGAGAAGACTGAGGAAGCTTCAAGCGAGGATAGTCGGCAGACACGTGGCGGAGGAGAACACTGGTGTTCTCGAGCTGGCCCATCGCGGGGTGAAGAAGTACCTTTTTCAGGAACTGGTTAACATTGGCTCGAAGTCCAACGTGAGGAACTTTCCCGAGATCAGCGGCAGTTTGCGTTCGTTTCTCCAGAAGATCGAGAAGATGTGCGTCGCTCAGAGCAACAGTGTGAACCGCCAGAGAGTGTGTTGTCGTTACTTTGGCGGAGGCTCGCGCGACAACGCGGGTAGTAGTACATCCGGCAGTAACGGCAACCGTCAACCGGTGTTCGGTATCCCTCAGGTTAAACTAAACAGTGAAGAAGTGGAGAGTGTTGCCGGATCCTTGTCCACGCAGTTCCATGTCGTGGAATCGAATTTGGACTCGGATTGTACGGCGTCCAGCAGCGGCGGGGAGAGCTGCGACGAGATGCAGACGTTCAACAATCCACATCAACAGCACCTGCCCAT ATCCAAAAGAGCAGCATGGAGATATGCACAGGATCGTGCAGGTGTAGCATCACGGTGGACCTGGCTACAGGCACAAATATCAGATTTAGAATACAGAATTAGACAGCATAACGATTTGCAACGGCAGATCAGGGCCACAAAGGGCCTGGTTGTTCTCGATAATACGGAAACTGTTAACGGATACAGTGGCGCTCTACCAGGTTCTACCGGGCGATACAATTCGCCCGAGGGTGAAATGCCAGCTAGTAGGACGCGTCCATTTGTATGGAGTTTTTATAGAAAGCGAAAGCTTTTGCAAGTGGACAGGCTACACGAAGTTTCAAAACGTGCGGCCAAAGCGTCAACAGTGAGATGCAATTGTGATCACGTGTTGCCTGCATGTGCTTTATGTACAGGAAGGCTAGATCCAATGCAGCCGCAAGAACCAATTGAACAGCTTTCTGTACAAGAACGCGTAGCACTTGTTGATCCTAGTTTTCATCCGGTGTTATCATTTCCTGATG AAATTGTACATGGAACTCATTTAGAAGCTATTATGAAATCAGTGGAATGGCAGCAGAAAATGCTGAGGGGCAATTTGCGAATCACTCGAGTGAAAGATAAAGATAGCAATGAAAGAAGGAATAAGAAACTCCCTAATAGAACGAAGTATACAGCGCGATTAAAGAAATCATCCTCGACTATCCTTACAGCGA GAATCAAGAGGAAAATGTTGAAAAACGGGAAGAGAAATAGACTCCCTCACGAGAGAAGCGTGCCTGGATTaaacaagaaaaagatatCGAAATTGCCGACTGAGGATGATGACGATATTAGCGCGCTTTCAAGTTCCAGCAAACACTCGTCCCCAGTGCCTTCTCCATTGCAACACGTTACTGCCTCGTCAGAGAAAAATACCGTTAAAGAGAAAAGTTCGAATTCACATGG GCGCTTGCGGCAGAATTCATACGACATTGACAATATAGTCATTCCCTACAGTGTTGCTGCTTCAACCAGGCCTGAGAAATTACAATACAAAGAGATTTTAACACCAAA ATGGAGACTATGCGACGAGCCTTCGAAAATGGACGTGAAGAATGGCATAATGCACAGGCCCGGTCAGGATAGCGAT TTTGAGGATATATCGGACGAAACTATCGCTCTGAGGCATGAACGTAGTGAACGCGAGGAATACAAACGTTTCATGACGCATCTCAACATGCCAAATCAGACGCGTATTCGTCACAATCGTCGTCTTGATAGCAGAGCAGACAGCGGTGCAAACACACCCG ATCCCATGTCGCCGCACGCGAGTAGCGATTTCGGTGGAGACGCGGTGTCGCCGTTAACGTCTCCGCCCGCTACTCCGTCGCAGGACACGGAACAGAACCCGCAGCAACCTGCGTCGGGTCTGGACCCGCATCGAGCGTCCGCTCTGCAAAACTCGTTTCGACGTCGCGCTATGCCTGGTCTGAAACTGGGGAAAGACGACGCCACGACCGCATTTACCGAGGATGAGAACGAA ATTTTGCCGTACGAACCAAGAATATTCCCGTTGTCCGAAGAAGTTTATGATAAGATGCTGGAAGTGATGCCGGACGGACACTGGCAAGCTTCGTCGACATCTTTATGCTCCCGTGACGGAGAGAAGGGCGATGAT GACGGGGAAATGATGGATTCTCCTGAATCGGATTCGACTGAATCGGCTTGTTGCGACGTAGACGGTGAGGACCCCAATGACCCTGAATGGACAGTAGCTGACGATAGGGATACTGAAAAGGAGAGAATACGTCCTACGGCTAAGAGATAG